Proteins from a genomic interval of Stenotrophomonas maltophilia:
- a CDS encoding SPOR domain-containing protein — MLTRALIVVLAILNLGVACWWLLRDAPQRPAPPPQPAGVAELRWVPGGVDAAAAAEATAAAPTAPLMEHDPAAKTAVAATPAPAVPAKPEIAKSQVAEATLVAAAAKPVTPPAAAPAPEKPATPPVAAEPPRCVALGPFADRAAATSAQGKASTLLSQVRLREQPAASGSARYRVMLPAAASREEAQATVKRIVAAGLSDYYIISQGEDANAVALGQYRNREGAERRMAAVQAAGFQPRLVASGDAGQWWLEGQLAAGTQPAQAQQRSGAAQSRSLECARLR; from the coding sequence ATGCTGACCCGTGCCCTGATCGTCGTACTGGCCATCCTCAATCTTGGCGTCGCCTGCTGGTGGCTGCTGCGCGATGCACCGCAGAGGCCTGCGCCGCCGCCGCAACCGGCCGGTGTGGCCGAGCTGCGCTGGGTGCCCGGTGGTGTTGATGCGGCTGCGGCCGCCGAAGCCACTGCTGCTGCCCCGACTGCGCCGCTGATGGAGCACGACCCGGCCGCGAAGACGGCTGTGGCTGCGACGCCCGCGCCGGCTGTGCCGGCAAAGCCGGAAATTGCCAAGTCGCAGGTGGCTGAGGCTACGCTGGTTGCTGCCGCTGCCAAGCCGGTAACACCGCCTGCAGCCGCCCCGGCGCCGGAAAAACCCGCAACCCCGCCCGTGGCTGCCGAACCGCCGCGCTGCGTCGCGCTGGGCCCATTTGCCGACCGCGCCGCCGCGACCAGCGCGCAGGGCAAGGCCAGCACGCTGCTCAGCCAGGTGCGCCTGCGCGAACAGCCCGCTGCCAGCGGCAGTGCCCGTTACCGGGTGATGCTGCCGGCGGCCGCCAGCCGCGAAGAGGCCCAGGCCACGGTGAAGCGCATCGTCGCCGCCGGCCTGAGCGACTACTACATCATCAGCCAGGGCGAGGACGCCAACGCCGTGGCGCTGGGCCAGTACCGCAACCGCGAAGGCGCCGAGCGCCGCATGGCCGCCGTGCAGGCCGCCGGCTTCCAGCCGCGCCTGGTGGCCAGCGGCGACGCCGGCCAGTGGTGGCTGGAAGGGCAGCTGGCGGCGGGCACGCAGCCGGCCCAGGCCCAGCAGCGCAGCGGCGCGGCACAGAGCCGGTCGCTGGAATGCGCACGATTGCGCTAG
- a CDS encoding type III pantothenate kinase, translated as MSDWLFDLGNSRFKFAPLQGDRAGDVQAWAHGAEGMAGQPPHSLPSGTTAFVASVAAPSLTSAMLDQLQRRFAHVHVVRTSAECAGVRIAYARPEKFGVDRFLALLAAAKAQRPVLVVGVGTALTIDLLDADGQHHGGRISASPTTMREALHARAVQLPASGGDYSEFANDTADALASGCDGAAVALIERSAQQAHALLGVAPSLLVHGGGAPALMPLLPGADYHPSLVLDGLARWAVHQPAG; from the coding sequence ATGAGCGATTGGTTGTTCGACCTCGGCAACTCGCGCTTCAAGTTCGCGCCGTTGCAGGGTGACCGTGCCGGCGACGTGCAGGCCTGGGCACATGGCGCCGAAGGCATGGCCGGGCAGCCGCCGCACAGCCTGCCCAGCGGCACCACCGCGTTCGTGGCCAGCGTGGCCGCACCGTCGCTGACCAGCGCCATGCTGGACCAGCTGCAGCGTCGCTTCGCGCACGTGCACGTGGTACGCACCAGCGCCGAATGCGCCGGTGTGCGCATCGCCTACGCCAGGCCGGAAAAGTTCGGCGTCGACCGCTTCCTGGCCCTGCTGGCCGCTGCCAAGGCGCAGCGCCCGGTGCTGGTGGTGGGCGTGGGCACCGCACTGACGATTGATCTGCTCGACGCCGACGGCCAGCACCACGGTGGCCGCATTTCCGCATCGCCCACCACCATGCGCGAAGCACTGCACGCGCGTGCGGTGCAGCTGCCCGCGAGCGGTGGCGACTACAGCGAGTTCGCCAACGACACTGCCGATGCGCTGGCCTCCGGCTGTGATGGTGCCGCGGTGGCGCTGATCGAACGCAGCGCACAGCAGGCGCACGCGCTGCTGGGCGTAGCACCGTCACTGCTTGTGCACGGCGGCGGCGCACCGGCGCTGATGCCGCTGCTGCCCGGCGCCGACTACCACCCGTCGCTGGTGCTGGATGGCCTCGCCCGCTGGGCGGTGCACCAGCCCGCAGGCTAG
- the birA gene encoding bifunctional biotin--[acetyl-CoA-carboxylase] ligase/biotin operon repressor BirA, with translation MDDRQLLAKLAAGRLSGDALARELGQTRAAIWKRIQGLRAAGVDIEGRAGEGYGLTRPVDLLDPAAIRAGLPADAQALLHDLQVAWTVDSTNAELLRCSAPQRGVSVLLAERQTGGRGRRGRTWASPLAAHVYLSVLRLYSGGLGRLAGLSLVAGIAVAEALHDLGFTQAQLKWPNDLIVDGRRKLVGLLAEGGGEYAGPARAVIGIGINTHMPPSFAEQITQPWVDLDTLAGKPVDRNVVVAAVLARLLPALEEFDREGLAPFLPRYAAFDMLAGREVRVELDGQWQHGTALGLADDGALRVRIDGQERLLHAGEVSVRAA, from the coding sequence GTGGACGACCGCCAATTGCTGGCCAAACTCGCTGCCGGTCGCCTCTCCGGCGACGCCCTGGCCCGTGAGCTGGGCCAGACCCGGGCGGCCATTTGGAAGCGTATTCAAGGACTTAGAGCCGCCGGTGTGGACATCGAGGGCCGCGCTGGCGAGGGCTATGGCCTGACCCGGCCGGTCGATCTGCTGGACCCGGCCGCGATCCGCGCCGGCCTTCCCGCCGACGCCCAGGCCCTGCTGCATGACCTGCAGGTGGCCTGGACAGTGGACTCGACCAACGCCGAATTGCTGCGTTGCAGCGCGCCCCAGCGCGGGGTGAGCGTCCTGCTGGCCGAACGCCAGACCGGTGGCCGGGGGCGCCGCGGCCGCACCTGGGCCTCGCCGCTGGCAGCGCACGTCTACCTGTCGGTGCTGCGCCTTTACTCCGGTGGCCTCGGCCGCCTGGCCGGGCTGAGCCTGGTGGCCGGCATCGCCGTGGCCGAAGCGCTGCACGATCTGGGGTTTACCCAGGCGCAGCTGAAGTGGCCGAATGATCTGATCGTTGATGGCCGACGCAAGCTGGTCGGCCTGCTGGCCGAGGGCGGTGGCGAATATGCCGGCCCGGCGCGCGCGGTGATCGGCATCGGCATCAACACGCACATGCCGCCGTCGTTCGCCGAGCAGATCACCCAGCCATGGGTGGATCTGGACACGCTGGCTGGCAAGCCGGTGGACCGCAACGTGGTCGTTGCTGCCGTGCTGGCGCGCCTGCTGCCGGCGTTGGAAGAGTTCGACCGCGAAGGGCTGGCGCCGTTCCTGCCGCGCTACGCCGCCTTCGACATGCTGGCCGGCCGCGAAGTACGGGTGGAACTGGATGGACAGTGGCAGCACGGCACCGCACTCGGCCTGGCCGATGACGGCGCACTGCGCGTGCGCATCGATGGCCAGGAACGCCTGCTGCACGCCGGCGAAGTCAGCGTGAGGGCGGCATGA
- a CDS encoding zinc-dependent peptidase, which translates to MAQLPAGNVPLIKSLLQWLRPAPRPIDDALWEDACQRAAWLRGLDDERRARLRELATRFLHEKTITPIGDLQLQAGDGVLLAALCCLPLLEFGKVGLEGWSQLVIYPDAFRVHRSHMDAAGVLHEWDDELIGESWDSGPLILSWADVQADLAAPHEGYCVAVHEMVHKLDALDDAMDGTPPLPREWQREWAATFQRAYDAFCAQVDAGEETLIDPYAAEAPEEFFAVASEYHFSAPDLLQQALPEVAAQLRRFYGEPPKIEIR; encoded by the coding sequence GTGGCACAGCTACCTGCCGGGAATGTTCCGCTGATCAAGTCGTTGCTGCAGTGGCTGCGGCCTGCGCCGCGGCCGATCGACGATGCACTTTGGGAAGACGCCTGCCAACGCGCGGCGTGGCTGCGCGGCCTGGACGACGAACGCCGCGCGCGCCTGCGCGAGCTGGCCACGCGCTTCCTGCACGAGAAGACCATCACCCCGATCGGTGATCTGCAGTTGCAGGCCGGCGATGGTGTGCTGCTGGCCGCGCTGTGCTGCCTGCCGCTGCTGGAGTTCGGCAAGGTGGGACTGGAGGGCTGGTCGCAACTGGTGATCTACCCCGACGCGTTCCGCGTGCACCGCAGCCACATGGATGCGGCCGGCGTGCTGCACGAGTGGGATGACGAGCTGATCGGCGAGTCGTGGGACAGCGGTCCGTTGATCCTGTCCTGGGCCGACGTGCAGGCCGACCTGGCCGCGCCGCACGAGGGCTACTGCGTGGCGGTGCACGAGATGGTGCACAAGCTGGATGCGCTGGATGACGCGATGGACGGCACGCCGCCGCTGCCGCGCGAATGGCAGCGCGAGTGGGCCGCCACCTTCCAGCGCGCCTACGACGCCTTCTGTGCGCAGGTGGACGCAGGCGAAGAAACGCTGATCGATCCGTATGCGGCCGAAGCACCGGAAGAGTTCTTCGCGGTGGCCAGCGAGTATCACTTCTCGGCGCCGGATCTGCTGCAGCAGGCGTTGCCGGAGGTGGCCGCGCAACTGCGGCGGTTCTATGGCGAGCCGCCGAAGATCGAAATACGGTAG
- a CDS encoding ATP-binding protein: MSGRLWFFRRWRPRSLQARQMLAASVGLVAFLALAGYALDAAFADTAKANLRERLKNYATAYAAGIDFTRDRSLYIREQPPDSRFDVPGSGLYLQVVMPHGKGNSMSAEGPMLPTVGGGLLAPRQEVFEGPLPMIQIDGSQGSVYRYGLGLVWDADADPATEFPYTIYVMEDSRALGAQLRVFRGRVWFYLGGIGLILLLLQTVILQWSLRPLRRVITELTKVQRGETERMSERHPRELEPLTDSINAFIESERENLERQRNTLADLAHSLKTPIAVLRTQMDSGAGDGALREELDVQLQRMNNLVSYQLARAASSGHKLFSAPLPIESNAEEIVRGLEKVYASKGVLCEFDIDPAARFHGEPGDLQELLGSLLENAFKWASRRVLLTAQPLPAPNARRAGLLLAVDDDGPGIAPDDIGKVLQRGVRGDERVQGHGIGLSIVQDLIKDYRGELAVGRSSELGGARFEVRLPPGP, from the coding sequence ATGTCCGGCCGTCTGTGGTTCTTCCGACGCTGGCGGCCGCGCTCCCTGCAGGCGCGCCAGATGCTTGCCGCGTCCGTGGGCCTGGTCGCGTTCCTGGCGCTGGCCGGTTACGCGCTCGACGCCGCCTTCGCCGATACGGCGAAGGCAAACCTGCGTGAGCGCCTGAAGAACTACGCCACCGCTTACGCGGCCGGCATCGACTTCACCCGCGACCGCTCGCTGTACATCCGCGAGCAGCCGCCGGATTCGCGCTTCGACGTGCCGGGCAGTGGCCTGTACCTGCAGGTGGTGATGCCGCACGGCAAGGGCAATTCGATGTCCGCCGAAGGCCCGATGCTGCCCACCGTCGGCGGCGGCCTGCTGGCGCCGCGCCAGGAAGTGTTCGAAGGCCCGCTGCCGATGATCCAGATCGACGGCAGCCAGGGCTCGGTGTACCGCTATGGCCTGGGCCTGGTGTGGGACGCCGACGCCGACCCGGCCACCGAATTCCCGTACACCATCTACGTGATGGAAGACTCGCGCGCACTGGGCGCGCAGCTGCGCGTGTTCCGCGGCCGTGTCTGGTTCTACCTGGGCGGCATCGGCCTGATCCTGCTGCTGCTGCAGACCGTCATCCTGCAGTGGAGCCTGCGCCCGCTGCGTCGGGTGATCACCGAGCTCACCAAGGTGCAGCGCGGCGAGACCGAGCGCATGAGCGAGCGCCACCCGCGCGAGCTGGAACCGCTGACCGACAGCATCAACGCCTTCATTGAAAGCGAGCGCGAGAACCTCGAGCGCCAGCGCAACACCCTGGCCGACCTGGCACACAGCCTGAAGACGCCCATCGCCGTGCTGCGCACGCAGATGGACAGCGGCGCCGGCGATGGCGCGCTGCGCGAGGAACTGGACGTACAGCTGCAGCGCATGAACAACCTGGTCTCCTACCAGCTGGCACGTGCCGCATCATCGGGCCACAAGCTGTTCTCCGCACCGCTGCCGATCGAGTCCAACGCCGAGGAAATCGTACGTGGCCTGGAAAAGGTCTACGCCTCCAAGGGCGTGCTGTGCGAGTTCGACATCGACCCGGCCGCGCGCTTCCATGGCGAACCGGGCGACCTGCAGGAACTGCTCGGCAGCCTGCTGGAAAATGCCTTCAAGTGGGCCAGTCGCCGCGTGCTGCTGACCGCGCAGCCGCTGCCGGCACCGAACGCCCGTCGTGCGGGCCTGCTGCTGGCGGTGGACGACGATGGTCCGGGCATTGCCCCGGACGACATCGGCAAGGTGTTGCAGCGTGGCGTGCGTGGCGACGAGCGCGTGCAGGGCCACGGCATCGGCCTGTCGATCGTGCAGGACCTGATCAAGGATTACCGCGGCGAACTGGCCGTCGGCCGTTCCAGCGAACTGGGCGGCGCCCGTTTCGAAGTGCGCCTGCCGCCGGGGCCTTGA
- a CDS encoding response regulator transcription factor: MRILLVEDEAPLRETLAARLKREGFAVDAAQDGEEGLYMGREVPFDVGIIDLGLPKMSGMELIKALRDEGKKFPVLILTARSSWQDKVEGLKQGADDYLVKPFHVEELLARVNALLRRAAGWSKPTLECGPVALDLAAQTVSVAGSNVDLTSYEYKVLEYLMMHAGELVSKADLTEHIYQQDFDRDSNVLEVFIGRLRKKLDPDGELKPIETVRGRGYRFAIPRNEG, encoded by the coding sequence ATGCGTATCCTTCTGGTCGAAGACGAAGCCCCGCTGCGTGAGACCCTGGCAGCCCGGCTCAAGCGCGAAGGCTTTGCCGTCGATGCTGCGCAGGACGGCGAGGAAGGCCTCTACATGGGGCGCGAAGTTCCGTTCGATGTCGGCATCATCGACCTCGGCCTGCCCAAGATGTCGGGCATGGAGCTGATCAAGGCCCTGCGTGACGAAGGCAAGAAGTTCCCGGTGCTGATCCTGACCGCGCGTTCGAGCTGGCAGGACAAGGTCGAGGGCCTGAAGCAGGGCGCCGACGACTACCTGGTCAAGCCGTTCCATGTGGAGGAGCTGCTGGCCCGCGTCAATGCGCTGCTGCGCCGCGCCGCCGGCTGGAGCAAGCCGACCCTGGAATGCGGCCCGGTTGCCCTTGACCTCGCCGCGCAGACCGTCAGCGTGGCCGGCAGCAATGTCGACCTGACCAGCTACGAGTACAAGGTGCTGGAGTACCTGATGATGCATGCCGGTGAACTGGTCTCCAAGGCCGACCTCACCGAGCACATCTACCAGCAGGACTTCGACCGCGACTCGAACGTGCTGGAAGTGTTCATCGGTCGCCTGCGCAAGAAGCTGGACCCGGATGGCGAACTGAAGCCGATCGAGACCGTGCGCGGTCGCGGCTACCGTTTCGCGATTCCGCGCAACGAGGGCTGA
- the dusA gene encoding tRNA dihydrouridine(20/20a) synthase DusA produces MPVSTINTPMTSATALYADSLRLSVAPMMDWTDRHCRVFHRVLAPGARLYTEMVHANAVIHGDRERLLGFDASEQPLALQLGGSDPALLAQAARIAAEWGYDEVNLNCGCPSDRVQAGRFGACLMREPALVAECVTAMVDAADIPVTVKCRLGVDEDNDYDVFAAFVDRQVAAGASMVVVHARNAWLKGLSPKENREVPPLKYDWAHRLKQERPALPVVINGGLASIEAVQAQAAHVDGVMLGRAAYHDPYLLHQLEALHTGAPLQARGDLLRALRPYVEARLGEGLALKHITRHLLGLFHGQPGGRAFRQVLSEGAHRPGADWTLVEQALAVTEREADRAAA; encoded by the coding sequence ATGCCAGTCTCCACGATCAACACCCCGATGACGTCCGCCACCGCCCTTTACGCCGATTCCCTGCGCCTGTCCGTCGCCCCCATGATGGATTGGACGGACCGCCATTGCCGCGTGTTCCATCGCGTGCTGGCGCCGGGCGCGCGCCTGTACACGGAGATGGTGCACGCCAACGCAGTCATCCACGGCGACCGCGAGCGCCTGCTCGGCTTCGATGCCAGTGAACAGCCGCTGGCCCTGCAGCTGGGCGGCAGCGATCCGGCCCTGCTCGCGCAGGCCGCGCGCATCGCCGCCGAGTGGGGTTACGACGAGGTCAACCTCAACTGCGGCTGCCCGTCCGACCGCGTGCAGGCCGGGCGCTTCGGCGCCTGCCTGATGCGCGAGCCGGCCCTGGTGGCCGAGTGCGTGACGGCCATGGTCGATGCGGCCGACATCCCGGTGACGGTGAAGTGCCGCCTCGGCGTGGACGAGGACAACGATTACGACGTATTCGCCGCCTTCGTCGACCGCCAGGTCGCCGCAGGTGCCAGCATGGTCGTGGTGCATGCGCGCAACGCGTGGCTGAAGGGCCTGTCGCCCAAGGAGAACCGCGAGGTTCCGCCGCTGAAGTACGACTGGGCCCATCGCCTGAAGCAGGAGCGCCCGGCGCTGCCGGTGGTGATCAACGGCGGCCTGGCCAGCATCGAGGCGGTACAGGCGCAGGCCGCGCACGTTGATGGCGTGATGCTGGGCCGCGCGGCCTACCACGACCCCTACCTGCTGCATCAGCTGGAGGCGCTGCACACCGGCGCCCCGCTGCAGGCCCGTGGCGATCTGCTGCGCGCGCTGCGCCCCTACGTGGAAGCGCGGTTGGGCGAAGGCCTGGCGCTGAAGCACATCACCCGCCACCTGCTCGGCCTGTTCCACGGCCAACCTGGTGGCCGCGCGTTCCGCCAGGTGCTGAGCGAGGGTGCACACCGCCCAGGCGCCGACTGGACCCTGGTCGAGCAGGCGCTGGCGGTCACCGAACGCGAAGCGGATCGTGCTGCAGCGTGA